From one Trifolium pratense cultivar HEN17-A07 linkage group LG1, ARS_RC_1.1, whole genome shotgun sequence genomic stretch:
- the LOC123881793 gene encoding DNA replication complex GINS protein SLD5, which yields MASGSVEGEQSSLADDYDALISTTDVELLKRAWRNEKAAPEILRFESDLITRVREQIELMEETVEEKLTVGTDPLSVSLYQMDLDRTLFLLRSYLRIRILKIEKYMFHIRKTEELWNRLSKDEKFFTERCTDDLKKHLEESVLSKLPENYQSYERQSVISEEDDMVPEPRLDTFVLCRSKEYLTGIQLEDGPVDDRSKLFEMEPDVLYFICYKSIKPLVESGKIDLL from the exons ATGGCTTCAGGATCTGTGGAAGGAGAACAATCATCACTCGCTGATGATTATGATGCCTTGATTTCAACCACTGATGTTGAGCTTCTCAAGCGAGCTTGGCGTAATGAAAAGGCAGCACCTGAGATTCTTCGTTTTGAATCTGATTTGATCACCCGTGTCAGAGAACAGATTGAATTAATG GAAGAAACCGTGGAGGAGAAATTGACTGTTGGTACCGACCCTCTTTCAGTATCTCTGTATCAGATGGACTTAGATAGAACCTTATTTCTATTAAGATCATATCTTCGCATCCGCATCCTGAAG ATCGAAAAGTACATGTTCCACATCCGAAAAACTGAAGAACTTTGGAACAGGCTTTCTAAGGATGAGAAATTTTTCACTGAAAG GTGCACAGATGACCTAAAGAAACATCTGGAGGAGAGTGTTCTATCAAAACTGCCTGAAAATTATCAGTCTTATGAGAGGCAATCTGTAATCAGTGAAGAGGATGACATGG TTCCAGAACCACGACTAGACACATTTGTTTTGTGTAGAAGTAAAGAATATCTCACAGGCATTCAACTTGAAGATGGACCTGTTGATGACAG GTCGAAGCTGTTTGAAATGGAGCCTGATGTCCTTTACTTTATATGTTACAAATCTATAAAGCCGCTCGTAGAGAGTGGCAAAATTGATCTACTATGA
- the LOC123881810 gene encoding suppressor of mec-8 and unc-52 protein homolog 2 yields the protein MTASKKNHKEKPIRRKEEKPEEPELPKYRDRAKERREDVNPDYEQTELGFHAVAPPGTVDITSSDAHKLSIEKSKYLGGDVEHTHLVKGLDYALLNKVRSEIKKPDAGDDGDGKPRAPKEDQQVSIRTATAKSVYQWIVKPQTISKTNEMFLPGRMTLIYNMESGYHHDIPTTLHRSKADCPVPEEMVTVNVDGSVLDRIAKIMSYLRLGSSGKVLKKKKKEKDVKGKFLGVGNGYDKEDKLTKVEGVGTKNQAERESILPPPPPLKKNPIIPRENQGPAVAREEDDDIFVGEGVNYEVPAPESPVSEDMEESPRTKEKPQYFTEPVYGPVPPSMMDQGWQETNGYDVMQTQAMVGGYQGEWQEYQYAEQLAYPDQYLQQNMQAYDVQADLSIPQDPRFMTQEEKDRGLGSVFKRDDERLQQLREKDAREKDPNFISESYSECYPGYQEYNREVVDSDDEADLSKMDMGGRAKGRLHRWDFETEEEWATYNEQKEAMPKAAFQFGVKMQDGRKTRKQNKDQKLNNDLHKINKILSRKKTDREGNDEGGHYDDEPTPGKKLRV from the exons ATGACTGCATCCAAGAAAAATCATAAAGAGAAACCAATTCGCCGCAA GGAAGAGAAACCAGAAGAACCAGAATTACCAAAATACAGAGATCGAGCTAAAGAACGTAGGGAAGATGTAAATCCTGATTATGAACAAACTGAACTTGGATTTCATGCTGTTGCCCCTCCTGGTACCGTTGATATTAC GTCATCTGATGCACACAAGTTGTCTATTGAGAAGAGCAAGTACCTTGGAG GTGATGTGGAGCATACACATTTGGTTAAAGGTTTGGATTATGCTTTGCTGAATAAAGTAAGAAGTGAGATTAAGAAACCTGATGCTGGGGATGATGGGGACGGGAAACCCAG AGCACCCAAGGAAGACCAGCAAGTGTCAATTCGTACAGCAACTGCTAAG TCAGTTTATCAGTGGATAGTCAAGCCGCAGACCATTAGCAAGACAAATGAGATGTTCCTCCCTGGTCGAATGACATTAATTTATAATATG GAGAGTGGATACCATCATGATATTCCAACGACCTTGCACCGTAGTAAAGCTGATTGTCCAGTACCCGAG GAAATGGTTACAGTTAATGTTGATGGATCTGTTCTAGATCGAATTGCTAAAATAATGTCATACCTTCGTCTTGGTTCTTCTGGGAAGgtcctaaagaagaagaaaaaggaaaaagatgTTAAAG GGAAGTTTTTGGGTGTCGGTAATGGATATGACAAAGAGGATAAGCTGACAAAGGTTGAAGGTGTGGGAACAAAGAATCAAGCAGAAAGAGAATCTATCCTTCCACCTCCACCTCCCTTGAAGAAAAATCCTATTATTCCAAGAGAGAATCAAGGTCCAGCTGTTGCtagagaagaagatgatgacATTTTTGTTGGTGAAGGTGTTAACTATGAGGTACCTGCTCCTGAGAGTCCTGTCTCTGAGGACATGGAAGAATCTCctagaacaaaagaaaaacctCAGTATTTCACTGAACCTGTTTATGGTCCTGTCCCACCTTCTATGATGGATCAAGGGTGGCAAGAAACG AATGGATATGACGTAATGCAAACACAAGCCATGGTTGGTGGCTACCAAGGGGAATGGCAGGAGTACCAGTATGCTGAACAATTGGCTTACCCTGATCAATATCTTCAGCAAAATATGCAGGCTTATGATGTCCAAGCAGATTTAAGTATTCCACAAGATCCACGCTTTATGACTCAAGAAGAGAAGGATCGAGGTTTAGGATCGGTGTTTAAGCGAGATGATGAGAGACTGCAACAGCTGAGGGAGAAAGATGCACGTGAGAAAGATCCTAACTTCATTTCAGAGAGTTACTCTGAATGTTACCCTGGGTATCAAGAATATAACCGTGAGGTAGTGGACAGTGATGATGAAGCTGACTTGTCCAAAATGGATATGGGAGGAAGG GCAAAGGGTCGACTACATAGATGGGACTTTGAAACCGAAGAGGAATGGGCCACATACAATGAGCAGAAAGAAGCAATGCCAAAAGCTGCATTCCAGTTTGGTGTGAAGATGCAAGATGGTCGGAAAACCCGAAAGCAAAACAAGGACCAGAAGCTCAACAATGATTTGCACAAGATCAACAAGATACTTTCAAGAAAGAAGACGGATAGGGAGGGGAACGACGAGGGTGGCCATTATGATGATGAGCCTACCCCTGGAAAGAAGCTTCGAGTATGA
- the LOC123881819 gene encoding zinc finger protein ZAT10-like has translation MALELQSLNSSPTGAPTPYPTFKPQQQDQEIHERDSFVKKKRSKRPRISNPPTEEEYLALCLIMLAQSGNKNNKINGSDDFIHHQTESSPSSSQLQQPSPPSPVKLNHRCSVCNKAFPSYQALGGHKASHRKSSSENQTTVVNDTVSVTTATVTSGKMHECSICHKSFPTGQALGGHKRCHYDGGNHNNNNNSNSNVNANNNSGITISDGAAASSSISHRGFDLNLPAPLTEFWSPLGLGGGDSKKKNKVNVSLAGIGEQEVESPLPVTAKRPRLFSEEENNDKTA, from the coding sequence ATGGCTTTAGAGTTACAATCTCTCAATTCTTCTCCAACAGGGGCTCCTACTCCTTACCCAACCTTCAAACCACAACAACAAGATCAAGAGATTCACGAACGCGATTCTTTCGTTAAGAAGAAAAGATCAAAACGACCGCGTATTAGTAATCCACCAACTGAAGAAGAGTATCTTGCTCTCTGTCTCATCATGCTTGCACAAAGCggaaacaaaaacaacaaaatcaacgGCTCTGATGATTTTATTCATCACCAAACTGAATCATCACCATCGTCTTCACAATTGCAACAACCATCGCCACCGTCACCGGTGAAGCTGAATCATCGGTGCAGTGTATGTAACAAAGCTTTTCCATCTTATCAAGCACTTGGTGGTCATAAAGCAAGTCACCGCAAATCCTCATCTGAAAACCAAACCACCGTTGTTAACGACACCGTCTCTGTCACAACCGCAACCGTTACTTCCGGTAAGATGCACGAGTGTTCCATCTGTCATAAGAGTTTCCCTACCGGTCAAGCTCTTGGTGGACACAAACGGTGTCACTACGACGGAGGTAAccacaataacaataacaacagtAATAGCAACGTCAACGCTAATAACAACAGTGGAATCACAATCTCTGATGGCGCCGCCGCGTCTTCCTCCATCAGTCACCGTGGATTTGATCTCAATTTACCAGCGCCTCTCACTGAATTCTGGTCTCCGTTGGGATTAGGCGGTGGAGAttcgaagaagaagaataaggtTAACGTGAGTCTGGCCGGAATCGGTGAACAAGAGGTGGAAAGTCCGTTGCCGGTAACTGCAAAAAGGCCGCGTTTGTTTTCAGAGGAAGAAAACAATGATAAAACGGCGTAG
- the LOC123881829 gene encoding ATP-dependent Clp protease proteolytic subunit-related protein 1, chloroplastic gives MSSSLSPPSLSSPFIHGSSTYRHGTKLFLLPHSTSTRKPRCFRSFSSKCSLDNVPKQFREENLKDGMMDNYKNAPKFLYGLTPSQMNMFINPENPMNKMSERVTKESISSASSYLANSSISSMDKRGSSKYSMGASMLYRGGRRGGRARRAPPDLPSVLLDARICFLGMAMKPEVTELIVAQLMWLDYDDPSKPIYLYINSPGTQDEKRNIVGAETNAYAIADMMFRVKADIYTINLAMAYGQAAMLLSLGKKGKRAILPNASTKVYLPKCDKSFGSVGDMWIKAKELETSSKHYIDLLSYGMGKPRKEVAKEIQKSRFFLAQEAVDFGIADKVMDFGENAFEKRDYNAMRAERALQRGGGNLQASPAGF, from the exons ATGTCCTCTTCTCTCTCACCACCATCACTCTCTTCTCCTTTCATCCACGGTTCTTCAACTTATCGCCATGGAACCaaactttttcttcttcctcacTCTACCTCCACACGCAAACCTCGATGCTTCAGATCTTTCTCTTCAAAGTGCTCTCTCGACAACGTCCCCAAACAGTTCAGAGAGGAAAATCTCAAAGATGGAA TGATGGACAACTACAAGAATGCACCCAAGTTTCTGTACGGTCTTACTCCTTCACAAATGAATATGTTCATAAATCCAGAAAATCCTATGAACAAGATGTCTGAAAGAGTTACAAAG GAAAGCATTTCATCTGCCAGCAGTTATTTGGCGAATAGTAGTATATCTAGCATGGATAAACGTGGCTCTTCAAAGTACAGCATGGGTGCTAGTATGTTGTATAGAGGAGGACGTAGGGGGGGAAGGGCTAGAAGAGCTCCACCAGATTTGCCTTCTGTGCTCTTGGATGCTCGAATATGTTTTCTGGGTATGGCG ATGAAACCAGAGGTGACAGAACTTATTGTGGCTCAACTTATGTGGTTGGATTATGATGACCCTTCCAAacctatttatttatatattaattcgCCTGGGACTCAG GATGAGAAGAGGAATATTGTGGGAGCAGAAACTAATGCTTATGCCATAGCTGATATGATGTTT CGTGTCAAAGCTGATATCTATACCATCAATTTGGCAATGGCGTATGGCCAAGCAGCAATGCTTTTGTCTCTCGGAAAAAAGGGTAAACGTGCCATACTGCCAAATGCATCCA CAAAAGTATATCTCCCGAAATGCGACAAATCATTTGGTTCTGTTGGAGATATGTGGATTAAG GCAAAAGAGCTGGAGACAAGTTCCAAGCATTACATTGATTTGCTGTCATATGGAATGGGGAAACCAAGGAAGGAAGTTGCTAAAGAAATCCAGAAGTCTAGATTTTTCCTAGCACAGGAAGCCGTAGACTTCGGAATCGCGGACAAAGTAATGGACTTCGGGGAAAATGCATTTGAGAAGCGG GATTATAATGCAATGCGTGCTGAAAGAGCACTCCAGAGAGGTGGTGGGAACCTTCAAGCGTCTCCTGCAGGATTTTAG
- the LOC123881838 gene encoding zinc finger protein-like 1 homolog isoform X2: MVVCKCRKATKLYCFVHKVPVCGECICFPEHELCVIRTYSEWVIDGEYDWPPKCCQCQAVIEEGSGSQTTRLGCLHVIHTNCLVSHIKSFPPHTAPAGYACPSCSTSIWPPKSVKDSGSRLHSKLKEAILQTGMEKNIFGNHPVSLSVTESRSPPPAFSSDPLISRENLGNSQSVDGPELSRISVTDIVEIDGANSGGNFMNSSPVAPGATTRKGSLHVDRQNSEISYYADDEDAKRKKYTKRGPFHHKFLRALLPFWSSALPTLPVTAPARKDGSNAAEASEARTRHQKSSRMDPRKILLLIAIMACMATMGILYYRLVQRGPGDELLNNDE, translated from the exons ATGGTGGTTTGCAAATGTCGCAAG GCTACTAAGCTGTATTGCTTCGTGCACAAAGTTCCTGTCTGTGGAGAATGTATCTGTTTCCCGGAGCATGAACTCTGCGTG ATACGGACATATTCAGAATGGGTTATAGATGGGGAGTATGATTGGCCGCCTAAATGCTGCCAATGCCAAGCCGTTATAGAAGAAGGGAGTGGATCTCAAACTACTCGACTCGGTTGTTTGC ATGTTATCCACACAAATTGCTTGGTATCACATATCAAGAGCTTTCCTCCACATACTGCCCCAGCAGGATATGCGTGTCCTTCATGTTCTACTTCG ATTTGGCCTCCCAAAAGTGTGAAAGATTCGGGATCACGTCTTCATTCCAAGTTGAAGGAAGCTATCTTGCAG ACTGGCATGGAAAAGAATATCTTTGGAAATCATCCAGTTTCGTTGTCAGTGACAGAATCACGTAGTCCTCCACCTGCTTTTTCTTCTGATCCGTTGATTAGTAGGGAAAATCTTGGAAACTCACAGTCAGTAGATGGACCAGAACTTTCTAGAATTTCAGTTACAGATATTGTGGAGATAGATGGTGCTAATTCAGGAGGAAATTTCATGAACTCAAGTCCAGTTGCC CCTGGTGCTACCACAAGGAAAGGATCACTCCATGTTGACCGGCAAAACTCTGAAATCTCGTACTACGCTGATGATGAAGATGCAAAGCGCAAAAAGTACACAAAAAGAG GTCCATTCCACCACAAGTTTCTTAGAGCATTGCTTCCTTTCTGGTCCAGTGCTTTGCCTACTCTTCCAGTGACTGCACCTGCGAGGAAAGATGGATCAAATGCAGCCGAAGCCTCAGAAGCCCGTACACGGCATCAAAAGTCATCAAGGATGGACCCCAGAAAAATTCTTCTACTGATTGCAATCAT GGCGTGCATGGCAACTATGGGTATACTGTATTACAGACTAGTACAAAGGGGTCCTGGGGATGAGCTTCTTAATAATGATGAATAA
- the LOC123881838 gene encoding uncharacterized protein LOC123881838 isoform X1, with protein sequence MVVCKCRKATKLYCFVHKVPVCGECICFPEHELCVIRTYSEWVIDGEYDWPPKCCQCQAVIEEGSGSQTTRLGCLHVIHTNCLVSHIKSFPPHTAPAGYACPSCSTSIWPPKSVKDSGSRLHSKLKEAILQVIYEIGTIWRGLLFYYFIILWCIFLDICKPEQTCHLVLTTFVQTGMEKNIFGNHPVSLSVTESRSPPPAFSSDPLISRENLGNSQSVDGPELSRISVTDIVEIDGANSGGNFMNSSPVAPGATTRKGSLHVDRQNSEISYYADDEDAKRKKYTKRGPFHHKFLRALLPFWSSALPTLPVTAPARKDGSNAAEASEARTRHQKSSRMDPRKILLLIAIMACMATMGILYYRLVQRGPGDELLNNDE encoded by the exons ATGGTGGTTTGCAAATGTCGCAAG GCTACTAAGCTGTATTGCTTCGTGCACAAAGTTCCTGTCTGTGGAGAATGTATCTGTTTCCCGGAGCATGAACTCTGCGTG ATACGGACATATTCAGAATGGGTTATAGATGGGGAGTATGATTGGCCGCCTAAATGCTGCCAATGCCAAGCCGTTATAGAAGAAGGGAGTGGATCTCAAACTACTCGACTCGGTTGTTTGC ATGTTATCCACACAAATTGCTTGGTATCACATATCAAGAGCTTTCCTCCACATACTGCCCCAGCAGGATATGCGTGTCCTTCATGTTCTACTTCG ATTTGGCCTCCCAAAAGTGTGAAAGATTCGGGATCACGTCTTCATTCCAAGTTGAAGGAAGCTATCTTGCAGGTAATTTATGAAATTGGTACTATATGGCGGGGTCttcttttttactattttatcatattatggTGTATATTTCTTGATATATGTAAACCAGAACAAACTTGTCATTTAGTTTTAACCACTTTTGTGCAGACTGGCATGGAAAAGAATATCTTTGGAAATCATCCAGTTTCGTTGTCAGTGACAGAATCACGTAGTCCTCCACCTGCTTTTTCTTCTGATCCGTTGATTAGTAGGGAAAATCTTGGAAACTCACAGTCAGTAGATGGACCAGAACTTTCTAGAATTTCAGTTACAGATATTGTGGAGATAGATGGTGCTAATTCAGGAGGAAATTTCATGAACTCAAGTCCAGTTGCC CCTGGTGCTACCACAAGGAAAGGATCACTCCATGTTGACCGGCAAAACTCTGAAATCTCGTACTACGCTGATGATGAAGATGCAAAGCGCAAAAAGTACACAAAAAGAG GTCCATTCCACCACAAGTTTCTTAGAGCATTGCTTCCTTTCTGGTCCAGTGCTTTGCCTACTCTTCCAGTGACTGCACCTGCGAGGAAAGATGGATCAAATGCAGCCGAAGCCTCAGAAGCCCGTACACGGCATCAAAAGTCATCAAGGATGGACCCCAGAAAAATTCTTCTACTGATTGCAATCAT GGCGTGCATGGCAACTATGGGTATACTGTATTACAGACTAGTACAAAGGGGTCCTGGGGATGAGCTTCTTAATAATGATGAATAA